In the genome of Coregonus clupeaformis isolate EN_2021a chromosome 1, ASM2061545v1, whole genome shotgun sequence, one region contains:
- the LOC121574994 gene encoding rho GTPase-activating protein 19 — protein sequence MDMAAENPPNENKQNRSGTVCSVVISQDPAPQPVIFNPDFLVERLRHERPQVFTELVLSNITRLIDLPGDEFAQLTGEADPRLPTAHTGFLRSLNFLKRKDKGVVFGATLTEEGIAQIYQLIEYLSKNLHVEGLFRVPGHSLRQAALREMLNAGTEIDLETGDFHPNDAATLLKAFLGELPEPLLTHRHYHAHLKIAELTQFDEKGNKTSVPDKERQIEAFQLLFMLLPPANHSLLKLLLDLLYHTARNQHNNKMSAINLATMVAPHIIWPKHVRASDLQGNIKKLNNAVAFLIKHSQKLFRAPAYVKEHACMHFTGSTTSQFTDGLALCGGGAHPSTSKRAGGGVMYTDGTTTSHTHTELALRELYQQVSSMPESAKKKKLIRQFAKQVPGTPVSDQQTLHSNRKHRRSRSFGGIIKRRALGTQGPVEKGSSSTSLVTPGPSSSADRQEMEDISFGWDSSSLKRMCFSPTQETSV from the exons CGGGACCGTGTGCAGTGTAGTGATCTCTCAGGACCCTGCACCCCAGCCTGTCATCTTCAACCCAGATTTCTTAGTGGAGCGTCTGAGACATGAGCGTCCCCAGGTGTTCACAGAGCTGGTCCTCAGTAACATCACCAGGCTCATAGACCTGCCCGGGGATGAGTTTGCCCAGCTCACAGGAGAGGCAGACCCCAGACTGCCTACAGCACACACAGGCTTCCTACGCTCTCTCAACTTTCTGAAACGCAAAG ACAAAGGAGTGGTGTTTGGTGCTACTCTGACGGAGGAGGGCATAGCACAGATCTACCAGCTGATTGAATACCTCAGCAAGA ACCTCCATGTGGAGGGGTTGTTCCGTGTGCcaggccacagcctgcggcaggcAGCCCTGAGAGAGATGTTGAATGCCGGGACAGAGATAGACCTGGAGACCGGGGACTTCCATCctaatgatgctgccaccctgctTAAAGCCTTCCTAGGAGAGCTGCCCGAACCCctactcacacacagacactaccacGCCCATCTGAAGATAGCAG AGCTGACCCAGTTTGATGAGAAGGGGAACAAGACTTCAGTACCAGATAAGGAGCGTCAGATCGAGGCCTTCCAGCTGCTGTTCATGCTGCTTCCTCCAGCCAACCACAGTCTGCTCAAACTGCTCCTGGACCTGCTCTACCACACCGCTCGCAACCAGCACAACAACAAGATGTCTGCCATCAACCTGGCCACCATGGTGGCTCCACACATCATCTGGCCCAAACAT GTGCGAGCCAGCGACCTCCAGGGGAACATTAAGAAGCTAAACAACGCAGTGGCTTTCCTCATCAAACACTCACAGAAACTCTTCAGG GCTCCTGCGTACGTCAAAGAACACGCCTGCATGCATTTTACAGGATCAACCACCTCCCAGTTTACA GATGGCCTGGCTCTGTGTGGTGGGGGTGCTCACCCCTCAACCTCTAAGAGGGCTGGTGGGGGTGTGATGTATACAGATGGGACCAccaccagtcacacacacactgagctggCCCTCAGAGAGCTTTACCAACAGGTCAGCAGCATGCCTGAGTCTGCCAAGAAGAAGAAACTCATCagacag tttGCTAAGCAGGTCCCTGGGACGCCAGTGAGTGACCAACAGACCCTGCACTCGAATAGGAAACATCGTCGCTCGCGCTCCTTTGGAGGAATCATCAAG aGGAGAGCATTAGGTACCCAGGGCCCAGTGGAGAAGGGTAGCAGCAGCACTAGCCTGGTGACTCCAGGACCCAGCAGCTCagcggacagacaggagatggagGACATCAGCTTTGGATGG gATTCCTCGTCTCTTAAAAGGATGTGCTTTTCGCCAACGCAGGAGACGTCTGTCTAG